In the Sinomonas cyclohexanicum genome, GGCAATCGCGCGGGCCCTCGTCGGCGAGCCCGTCCTCCTCCTCGCGGACGAGCCGACCGGCGCCCTCGACACGCGCTCCTCGCACGAGATCCTCGACCTGTTCGAGGCCCTCCACGCGCGCGGCCGGACCATCGTCATGATCACCCACGAGCCCGAGGTGGCCGCCCGCGCCCGGCGCGTGGTGCGGATGCAGGACGGGCGCATCATCGAGGACGGTGCCGCATGATCCTCGAGGCCGTCCGGTTCGCCCTGACCGGCATCTGGGCGAACAAGATGCGCTCCGTCCTCACGACCCTCGGAATCGTGATCGGCATCAGCGCCGTGATCACGCTCCTGGCCGTCGGCGCGGGCACGTCGAACATGATCAAGGACCAGATCGGCAAGCTCGGCACCAACGTGCTCACCGTGAACCGCTCGGTCGCCACCGGCGGGCGCACCACCGGGGGAAGCGCGACGGCGACCCGCACCCGCTCCACGTTCCTCACCGCGGCGGACCAGCAGTCATTGGACGATCCCGTGCTCGCGCCCGACGTGTCCACGAGCGCCCCGGTGGTGCAGGCGCAGTCCGTGACGGCGACGCTGGGCACCTCGACCCACTCGATCTCCTCGACCCTGGGCACGACGCCGCCGTACTTCGGCATCACGGCGTTCACCGCCGCCGCCGGCCGGGTGCTGGACGGCTCGGACGCGGGACAGCGCGTCGTCGTGCTCGGAAACAGCGTCGCCGCCGACCTCGCGCAGAACGTGTCCACCCTCGTGGGACAGACCGTGTCCCTGAACAGCCAGAACTTCACCGTGGTGGGCGTCCTCGCGCCCAAGGGAACGAGCGGTCTCAACGACCCGGACGACGTGGCGATGGTCCCCATCGACACCGCCGAGGGCACGTTCACCGGGTACACGCAGAGCCTGTCCTCGATCGCGGTGCAGGCCAAGAGCGCGGACGTCATGACCGAGGCGCAGAACGAGATCCAGCAGATCCTCGACGCCCGCCACCAGGTCACCGCGGACACGCGCGACTACCAGGTCCGCAACCAGGCCCAGGTCCTCTCGACGGCCACATCCACTACCCAGACGCTGACCATCCTGCTCAGCGCCGTGGCGGGGATCAGCCTCCTCGTGGGCGGGATCGGCGTCATGAACATCATGCTCGTGACCGTCACCGAGCGGACCCGCGAGATCGGCATCCGCAAGGCCATCGGGGCGAGCCGCGGGAACATCGTCCTGCAGTTCCTCGTCGAGTCCCTCATCATCTCGATCCTCGGCGGGGTCGCGGGCATCCTGATCGGGTTCGGCGCCTCGAGCTTCCAGCTCTTCGGCATCCAGCCCGAGGTGCAGTGGTGGACCGTGTGGCTGTCCGTGGCCGTGTCCGCCGGGATCGGCCTCGTGTTCGGCATCTACCCCGCCAACAAGGCCGCCAAGCTCCGCCCCATCGACGCCCTCCGCTACGAATAGAGCCACCCATGCGTGAGAACATCCCAGAATCCACCGCACCCACCGAGCGCGTCAGCGTGGCCCAGGCGACGGAGCCACTCGGGCAGGCGGAGCCGCTCGGGCAGGCCGGGCCGGCCGCAGTCCCCGCGGCGTCCGTGCCGTGGGGAAGCCCCGCGCCCTCCGCCCGGCCGCGGGCCTCGGGCGGGGCCTCGGGCCCGGCGCATGGACCGGCGGCGACCCAGACGCTGCCGCCCGTGCAGTCCGGCGAGTACCCAGATCGCGCGGGAGCGCATGCGCCCGAGGACTACGGCACGTACGCTCCCGGCGAGGAGCCGTTCGTCCCGGCCCCGCGCTGGAAGGCCGGGCGGCTCACCAAGGTGCTCGTGTGCGCGTGCCTTGTCCTCGCCGGGGGGCTCGGAGGCGCCGCGCTGCAGAAGGCCGTCGACTCCAGCTCCGTCTCCGGCCGCACCGGGCAGTTCCAGGTCGGGACGCAGAACGGCACCGGCACAGGCACTGGCGGTCAGACCGGCGGGTTCGGCGGACGCAACCGGGCCTCTCAGGCACCGAGCAGCGCGCCCACCACGGCGCCGTCGGCCGCACCCGCACCGTAGCGGCTCCGCAGCGGACGCCGCGGCGGGCTCGCCCCGCTACAGCCCGCCCGAGGGCGAGTAGACCGTGAGCGCGCCCGGTGCAACGCGCAGCTCCGCGCGCACGACGCCGGTGATCACCTCCCCGTCGACGGCCAGCACGAGCGGCTCGTCACAGGCCTCGAATGCGATCGAGCGGGCGACCCATTCCTGGGTCACCGGGCTGCGCTCCACCGTCCCGGTCGCGAGAGCGGCCAGGAGCCTGAGACGGGCGAAGCGCGGCCGGGCGCTGACGGCGCGGAGGTCGAGGGCGCCGTCGTCCACCACCGGCCGCTCGAGCGGGGCGAGGTCCCGCGGCCAGTAGCGGCCACGCCCGATGAACAGGGTCCAGACGTGGCGCCGTGTGCCGTCGATCGCGACGGTTGTGGGGCTCGCCAGCGCGAAGGTGCGCAGCGCGGCGAGGGCCCCCGCGCCGCGCTTGGGCAGCCATGGGAGCCGCCGCATGATGTGGTCCCGCCGGCGGACGAGGTTCGGATAGATGCCCACACTCGCGGTGTTGAGCATGACGGCCTCGGCCTCCTCGGGCGACTCGCGGCTGCCGCGCATCACCGCGACCCGGCCCAAGTCGCACCGGATGGCGTGTCCGGACGCGATGGCCTCGGCGACGGGCTCGGCGTCGAGCGCGTCAACGTCCCGGGCGAAGTGGTTGAAGGTGCCGCCCGCCAGGACCGCGAGCGGCAGGCCCTCGGCGGCGCACACCCCGGCCACGGCGCCGACCGTGCCGTCCCCGCCCCACACCCCGAGCGCACGGACGCCCTCGGTCGCCGCGAGGATGCGGGCGAGGTCGCCGACGTCGTCGCCCTCCGCGATCTCATGGATGGTGGCGCGAGAGAGCAGCGCCGCGACCTCCTGCGTGGGCTCGACCGAGTCCGGACCGCTCGCGGGATTCACGACGACGGCGAGGCCCTCGCCCTCGGGGAGGGGCGGCGCAGAGACGGGCGTGGCGCGGTGCGGCGGCGCCTCCTCGGCGCGGGTCCACCACGAACGCGTCGCGAGGGCGGCGCCCACCCCGCAGGCCGAGCCGAACACCACGTCGCTCGGCCAGTGCGCGCCGGTGTGGACCCGGGAGTACGCCACCGCGGCGGCGACGGGCGCGAGGGCGGCGCCGAGGGCCGGGCTCACGAGGCCCACCCCCGTGGCGAACGCCGCGGCCGAGGCGGAGTGGCCGCTCGGGAGCGAGGAGCTCGTGGGCTGGGGGTTGCGGAAGCGGTGGATCGGCAGGCTCTCGGGGAGGGGCCGGGCGCGCGGGAGGAGCCGCTTGGCGAGGAGGTTGACTCCAGCCGAGGCGAGCCCCACCGCGATGAGCCCGTGGGCGGCCGCCCGCCGCGGATTGCCCTTCTTCAGGGCTAGGACCATGGCGATCCCGATCCACAGCTTGGAGTGCGTCGCGGCCTGGGTGAGCCAGGAGAGACCGGGGTCCCATGGTCCGTGCGGCAGCCTCGCCACACGGGCGACGAGGGCCGTATCCATGCGCTGGACGGCATGGAATGGGAGGCCGGGTGGCCTAAGGCGGCGGATCCGCTGCGAGCTCGCCATGCGCCCCACGCTAGTCCCCCGCCCGGGCCGGCGCAGCCTCTTTGCGGGTCACGCCCGCCAGGGCGAGGGCCACGAGGATGGGCACGAGGATCACGAGGAGGGCGTGGCGCAGGCCAAGGTGGTCGCCGAGGAAGCCCAAGAACGGCGGCCCGGCGAGGAACGCGATGTATCCGATGGTGGAGACGACCGAGACGCGGGCGGCGGCCTTGCGCGGATCATCAGCGGCGGCGGACATGCCCATGGGGAACGCGAGCGCGGCCCCGAGCCCCCAGAACACGGCACCCACGGCCGAGAGCCAATAGGTGCCTGCCAGGGAATATGCCGTGAGGCCTATGGCTGCGGAGACCATGCTGATCCGCAGGGCAACCACGCGGCCCACCCTGTCGATCACCCGGCCGCCGAACCAGCGGGCCAAGGTCATGGCGCCGACGAACACCGCGAAGAGCCCGGCGCCGGCGGCCTCGCTCGAGCCGAGCCCGTCCACCACGCCCTTGGAGATCCAGTCGTTCCCCGCGCCCTCGGTCAAGGTGGCGCCGAGGACCACGACACCGATGAGCACCGTGCGCGGGTGGCGCCAGGCCTCGAGGGCGCCGGCCTTCGGCTCGGCCGCTGTGGCGGGCACCGCATCCTGCGGCGAACCTGCGCTCTGCGACCACGCCGCGTCCGGCGAGGGCTCGGCGTCCGGCGAGTGCGCGGCGTCGTGCGCGAGGAAGTAGCGCGGCACCACCACCATGATCGCCAGGACCACCACGATGATGCCGAAGAGGTGCAGCGGAAGGTCCACGCCCGCGGCGCTCAGCCCCGCGCCGACGAGGGCCCCGAGCACTGCGCCGCCGCTGAACGCGGCGTGGAACTGGGGCATGATCGTGCGGCCGAGGCGATGCTCGACGTCGGCCCCGCCGATGTTCTGTGCAACGTCCCACAGGGCGACTCCGGCGCCGAACACCACCATCCCCGCGGCGACCACCCACACCGAGTGAGCCAGGAGGCCCAGCGCAATGATCGCGCCCGCCGTCACCGCGAACGCGCCCCCCAAGCGCACCGCGGCCTTGAGGCCGATCCGGTCCACGACCGTACCCGTGAGAGGGAGCGCGATGAGCGAGCCGATGGCCCCCACGAGGAGCACACCGCCCATCTCACCTGTGGAGAGCCCAAGCGTCTGCGTCACGGCAGGGATGCGCGCGGCCCACGAGGCGAAGATGAAGCCGTTCGTGGCGAAGATGGCGAAGATCGCAAGCGCGGCGGTGCGGACCGAGCTGCTGGTGCCGGCGATGCGCGTGGTCATCCCCCTACTCAATCACGCATTCGGATCGCCCGTGAGAGCACACCGCCAATCGATGGACAAAGTCGCCTTGACGCGCCCGGGGTCCTGGCTGGGGTGCACCCACGCACCCCGCGCGCGGCGGCCTCGGAAATGGTGGGTTGGGCAGGGTGCGGAGGCCCCGCACCCTGCCCAACCCACCATTTGACGGCGGGCGGGCGGGCGCAGGCGGAGGCGCGGGTCCTCAGCCCGCCGCCTTCACGAGGAAGTTCTTCAGCAGCGGGCCCGAGACGGTCGCCCCGAGGCCGCCCTCGTCGAGGAAGACCGCCACGGCGAGGTCGCCGTGCGTGCCGATGATCCACGCATGGGTCTTGGGCGGGTTGTCCGAGCCGAACTCGGCCGTCCCCGTCTTCGCGCCGACCGGTGCGCCCGGAACGTCCGCGAGGAAGCCCGCGTGCCCGCTCGTCACGACGGCACGCATCATGTCCTGCAACACGGTTGCCTCGGCGGCGCTGAGCGGCGCACCGGGCTGGGCGCTGGAGCTCCCGGACGCGGACGGCGACGCGGCCGCCGAGGGCGAGCCGGCCGGCGTCGTGCTTTGAGCCGGCCCGTTGAGCACGAGCTGCGCCGAGACGGGCGAGCCCTTCGCAACCGAGCCCGCCATGACCGCCGCCGCGAGCGGCGAGAAGAGGACCTTGCCCTGGCCGATCATCGAGGCGGCGTGCTCGGTGCCCGTGGCGTCGCCGGGGACGGAGCCGAGGAAGGCGGGGGCACCGAGGCGGGGGGCGTCGACGGCCACGCCGAGGGACGTCGCCGCGGACTCGAGCTGGGACTGCGAGAGCTTGTCCCGCAGCGAGATGAACGCCGTGTTGCAGGAGTGCGCGTACGCGTCGCGGAGGGTGATGTCCCCGAGCGAGGACGACGGGTACCCGTCCGCATTCTTGAACGTGCGCCCGTCCACGGTGAGCGTCTCGGTGCACTGCACGTGCGTGTCCGCGGTGCCGCCCTGGCGCAGGAGCGCGAGCGAGTCGACGGTCTTGAAGATCGAGCCGGGCGCGTACTGGCCCAGCATCGCGGTGTTGTACCCGTTGCCGCCGGCCCCCGACGCGGCGGCCAGCACCGCGCCGTCGGACGGGCGGATCGCCACGATCGCCGAGGCCGGCTTGATGTCCGCAAGCTCGTCCTCGGCGAGCTGCTGGAGGCGCGAGTCGATGGTGGTCTGGAGCGGCGTGCCGGGAGAGGGCACCTTCTCGAAGAGCGTGCGGCGCGCGCCGGGGTCGGTCTTGAGCTTCTCCGCCGTGAGGTCCGCCGGCTGCGCGTAGACCGTGACGCCGTCCTGGCCGCGGAGCTGCGAGTCGTACTGGGCCTGGAGACCGCTCGCCCCGGTCGTGTCCCCCGCCTGGATCGCGCCCCCGGAGTTCTGGACCTGCTCCGCGGTGGCCTGCCCGACCACGCCCAGCACCGGCCGGGCGAACGTGCGCGTCGGAGCGAGCGGCATCGTGTCCTTGACGGTGATCGCGCCGGGGATGGCGGCGATCTGGTCATCGGTGGGGGTGCGGCCGGGCTCGTCGCGCAGCGTGATCGCCTCGACGAACGCCTTGTCCCCCGCCGCCGCGACCTGCTTCGCGTACTCCGCGGGGTCCGCCTGCACGAGCGCGGCGAGCTTCGCGGCCGAGTCCGCTTGCAGGTCCTTCACCACGATCGTCTTGTCGATCCCCACGTGAAGCACGGGCCGCGCCGTGACGAGCTTGGCGTCCCCGGCGCCGAGGATGTCCGCGCGAGGCGGGGCCTGGGTCGCCACCGTGAGGACCTCCGACTCGGCCAGCCGCGGCGCGAGCATCTCCGGCCGCCACTGCGTGAGCCAGCGGTCGCCGTCCCGGGCGAGCTGCGCCGTCGTCGTGTAGGTCCAGTCCTGCCCGGCGAGCTTCCAGTGGTAGCTGAGCACGACGGCGGCCCTGTCGCCGTCGACCTTCGGCTCACCGGCGGTGACGGCGGGCTTCACGTCGCCGAGGCCCTTGAGGGCGGCCTCGAGCTGGGTCTGGGCCGCGGCGGGCTCGTTGCCCTGCATCGGCACCCCGCCGACGTCGCGCGCGGCGAGGGCCAAGGCGAGCTGGCCGGCGGCCTGCTTCGCGGCGGCCTGGCGTCCGTCGTCGCAGGAGGTGAGCCCGGCGCCCATGAGGGCGGCAGCAAGGAGGAGGGAGACCACGCGGAGTGTTGCCACCCGACCAGCCTATGCGGCGGTTGCTCGGGGCTCCTTGTCACAGACTGCGCAACTCAGGGCCGTTTGGGGGCCACAGGGCTCCCCTGCGCGCCCGAGTTGTGCAGTTGTGAGCCCATTCCACGGCGTCACAGCCTGAGTTCGAGCAGCACGGTGTCCCGCCATGACCCCGCGAGCGGCCCGTGGCCCATGAGCGCGATCCGCTCGCGCCGGCCCACCTCGCGGAAGCCGAACTTGCGGTGCAGTGCCAGACTCGGGACGTTCTCGGGGAACACCGTGGCCTGGACCGTCCACATCCCGCGGGCACGGCACTCGTCGAGGAGGGCCCGCATGAGAAGGCTCCCGACGCCGCGGCCGCCCGCCGCCGGGTCCACGTAGAGCGAGTGCTCGACGACGCCGCGGTACACCTCCCGCGCAGACACGCGGCCCGCACCGGCCCAGCCGACGACGCGCGCTGCCTCGGCGGAGGTGTTCTCGCGTCCTTCCTCGGCCACGAGCACGAACTCCTTGCGCGCGGAGAACTCCTCCCAAGTGGCCGGAGGCGCCGACTCGAACGTCGCGTCGCCGGGCTCGATCCCGGCCGCGTAGATGTCGCGGATGCGAGGCCAGTCTGCGGCGGTGGCAGGGCGCGTGGTCAGGGCCGGCCTGACCTCAGCCGCTTGGGGATCCATGCGCCGATGCTACGCGCCCCACCCGCATGCCGCAGTCCTGTCCGGGACTCCGCCTACCGCGCGCGGTCCACGCGCCCCTCGTCCCACACGGGCTCGGACGCCTCTCGGACCGTGCCGTCGGAGCCGAACACGAGGAACCGGTCGAAGGACTTGGCGAACCACCGGTCGTGGGTCACTGCGAGGACGGTCCCCTCGAAGGCGTCGATCGCCCGCTCGAGCGCCTCGCCCGAGTGCAGGTCGAGGTTGTCCGTCGGCTCGTCGAGGAGAAGGAGCGTGGCGCCGGAGAGCTGGAGCAGGAGGATCTGGAAGCGGGCCTGCTGGCCACCCGAGAGGGACTCGTACTTCTGCTCCGACTGCCCCGCGAGCCCGTACCCGTCCAGCGCGCCGGCCGCCGCCTCGCGGGCCAGACCGGAGCGGTGCTCGTCGCCGCGGTGCAGGATCTCAAGGAGCGTCCGACCGGCGAGGTCCGCCCGGGAGTGGGTCTGGGCGAAATACCCTGGCCGGATCCTGGCACCGAGCTTGACAGTCCCCTCGTGCGGGACCGGCGCGATCACGACGTCGGAGACTGGCAGGTGCTCGCGCTCCGGGTCGGTGCCGCCGAGCGCGAGGAGCCGGAGGAAGTGGCTCTTCCCCGATCCGTTGGACCCGAGGACGGCGACGCGGTCGCCAAACCAGATCTCGGCGTCGAACGGCTTCATGAGCCCCGTGAGCTCGAGCCTCTCGGCCACGACGGCGCGCTTGCCCGTCCGCCCTCCCCGCAGCCGCATCTTGACGTTCTGCTCGACAGGGAGCGCCTCGGGCGGCCCGGCGACGAGGAACTTCTCGAGCCGGGTTTGGGCGGCGTGGTACCGGTTCGCCATGTCGGACCGGAACGCGGCCTTCGTCTTGTACATGGTCACGAGTTCCTTGAGCTTCGCGTGCTCCTCGTCCCAGCGCTTGCGCAGCTCCTCGAACCGCGCGTTGCGCTCGGCCCGCGCTTCGACGTAGGAGGCGAATCCGCCGCCATGGACCCACGCTCCCGCGCCGTTGATGCCGGGCTCGAGCGTGACGATGCGCTCGGCGGCGTTGTTGAGGAGCTCGCGGTCGTGGCTGATGAAGAACACCGTCTTGCGGGAGGCGTTGAGGGTGTCCTCAAGCCAGCGCTTGCCCGGCACGTCGAGGTAGTTGTCCGGCTCGTCGAGAAGCAGGAGGTCGTCGGGGCCGGCGAACAGCGCCTCGAGCACCAGGCGCTTCTGCTCGCCGCCCGAGAGGGACGACGCCGCCCGGTGCTGTGCGCGCTCGAACGGCACCCCGAGCGCGGCCATCGTGACCTCGTCCCACACTGTCTCCCACTCGTACCCGCCGGCGTCGCCCCACTCGGCGATGGCGTGGGCGTAGGCCATCTGGGTGGCCTCGCCGTCGTCCTCCATCATGGCCAGCTCGGCGGCGTCGAGCGCGCGGCCGGCGGCAGCGACATCACGCGGCGCGGCACCCAAGAGGAGGTCCCGCACCGTCGACTCGTCCCGGACATGGCCGATGAACTGCCGCATCACGCCCATCGAACCAGAGCGGCCGACAACGCCCTCATCCGGGGTGAGGTCGCCGGCGATGATCTTGAACAGCGTCGTCTTGCCGGTGCCGTTGGGGCCGATGAGGGCCGTCTTGGAACCCTCGGGGACCTTGAACGTGACGCCGTTCAGGAGCGGGGTGCCGTCGGAGAGGACGTAGTCGATGCCGGAGAGGTCGAGGTGGGCCACTCATCAAGGGTAGTGGCTGCCCCGGCGGCCACCCGTGTGCGCACGCTACATCCGCCGCTTCGTCTTCGCCGTCGCCACCGCGGTCCACGGGTCCTCGGGCCACGGGTGCTTGGGGTAGCGCCCGCGCATTTCGGCCCGCACCTGCGCGTACGGCCCCGACCAGAACGATGCGAGGTCGTCCGTCACCGCCAGTGGCCGCCCCGCCGGTGAGAGCAGGTGGAACAGCACCGGCACACGCCCGTCCACGAGCCGCGGCGTCTCGGCCCAGCCGAAGCACTCCTGGAGCTTGACCGCCACAACCGGCCGCTCGTGCGCCCCGTGCGAAGCGGCCGGGTACTCGATCCGCACCCGCGACCCGCTCGGCACCTCGAGCCGCTCGGGGGCGAGCTCGTCGAACCGCGACGCCTCGGGCCACGGCAGCAGCCGGCGCAGCGGCTCTGCGAGGTCGACGCCGCGCACCGAAGCACCCCCGGCGAGTGCGTCGACCTCCGGCGCGAGCCAGTCGTCGAGCCGCGCCAGCAGCACGGACTCCGACACGTCGGGCCACGGATCGCCGATCTCCCGACGCACCAAGGCAAGCCGCCGCCGCAGCCCGTCCGCCGCCTCGGACCATCCGATGACTCCGAGCCCCTCCGCGTTGAGCGCGCGCACGACGGAGGGGTGCCCCTCCTCGCGCGTCGGCCGCACGGGCGTCGATTCGAGC is a window encoding:
- a CDS encoding MFS transporter, with amino-acid sequence MTTRIAGTSSSVRTAALAIFAIFATNGFIFASWAARIPAVTQTLGLSTGEMGGVLLVGAIGSLIALPLTGTVVDRIGLKAAVRLGGAFAVTAGAIIALGLLAHSVWVVAAGMVVFGAGVALWDVAQNIGGADVEHRLGRTIMPQFHAAFSGGAVLGALVGAGLSAAGVDLPLHLFGIIVVVLAIMVVVPRYFLAHDAAHSPDAEPSPDAAWSQSAGSPQDAVPATAAEPKAGALEAWRHPRTVLIGVVVLGATLTEGAGNDWISKGVVDGLGSSEAAGAGLFAVFVGAMTLARWFGGRVIDRVGRVVALRISMVSAAIGLTAYSLAGTYWLSAVGAVFWGLGAALAFPMGMSAAADDPRKAAARVSVVSTIGYIAFLAGPPFLGFLGDHLGLRHALLVILVPILVALALAGVTRKEAAPARAGD
- a CDS encoding penicillin-binding transpeptidase domain-containing protein, which codes for MGAGLTSCDDGRQAAAKQAAGQLALALAARDVGGVPMQGNEPAAAQTQLEAALKGLGDVKPAVTAGEPKVDGDRAAVVLSYHWKLAGQDWTYTTTAQLARDGDRWLTQWRPEMLAPRLAESEVLTVATQAPPRADILGAGDAKLVTARPVLHVGIDKTIVVKDLQADSAAKLAALVQADPAEYAKQVAAAGDKAFVEAITLRDEPGRTPTDDQIAAIPGAITVKDTMPLAPTRTFARPVLGVVGQATAEQVQNSGGAIQAGDTTGASGLQAQYDSQLRGQDGVTVYAQPADLTAEKLKTDPGARRTLFEKVPSPGTPLQTTIDSRLQQLAEDELADIKPASAIVAIRPSDGAVLAAASGAGGNGYNTAMLGQYAPGSIFKTVDSLALLRQGGTADTHVQCTETLTVDGRTFKNADGYPSSSLGDITLRDAYAHSCNTAFISLRDKLSQSQLESAATSLGVAVDAPRLGAPAFLGSVPGDATGTEHAASMIGQGKVLFSPLAAAVMAGSVAKGSPVSAQLVLNGPAQSTTPAGSPSAAASPSASGSSSAQPGAPLSAAEATVLQDMMRAVVTSGHAGFLADVPGAPVGAKTGTAEFGSDNPPKTHAWIIGTHGDLAVAVFLDEGGLGATVSGPLLKNFLVKAAG
- a CDS encoding bifunctional phosphatase PAP2/diacylglycerol kinase family protein: MASSQRIRRLRPPGLPFHAVQRMDTALVARVARLPHGPWDPGLSWLTQAATHSKLWIGIAMVLALKKGNPRRAAAHGLIAVGLASAGVNLLAKRLLPRARPLPESLPIHRFRNPQPTSSSLPSGHSASAAAFATGVGLVSPALGAALAPVAAAVAYSRVHTGAHWPSDVVFGSACGVGAALATRSWWTRAEEAPPHRATPVSAPPLPEGEGLAVVVNPASGPDSVEPTQEVAALLSRATIHEIAEGDDVGDLARILAATEGVRALGVWGGDGTVGAVAGVCAAEGLPLAVLAGGTFNHFARDVDALDAEPVAEAIASGHAIRCDLGRVAVMRGSRESPEEAEAVMLNTASVGIYPNLVRRRDHIMRRLPWLPKRGAGALAALRTFALASPTTVAIDGTRRHVWTLFIGRGRYWPRDLAPLERPVVDDGALDLRAVSARPRFARLRLLAALATGTVERSPVTQEWVARSIAFEACDEPLVLAVDGEVITGVVRAELRVAPGALTVYSPSGGL
- a CDS encoding ABC-F family ATP-binding cassette domain-containing protein, translating into MAHLDLSGIDYVLSDGTPLLNGVTFKVPEGSKTALIGPNGTGKTTLFKIIAGDLTPDEGVVGRSGSMGVMRQFIGHVRDESTVRDLLLGAAPRDVAAAGRALDAAELAMMEDDGEATQMAYAHAIAEWGDAGGYEWETVWDEVTMAALGVPFERAQHRAASSLSGGEQKRLVLEALFAGPDDLLLLDEPDNYLDVPGKRWLEDTLNASRKTVFFISHDRELLNNAAERIVTLEPGINGAGAWVHGGGFASYVEARAERNARFEELRKRWDEEHAKLKELVTMYKTKAAFRSDMANRYHAAQTRLEKFLVAGPPEALPVEQNVKMRLRGGRTGKRAVVAERLELTGLMKPFDAEIWFGDRVAVLGSNGSGKSHFLRLLALGGTDPEREHLPVSDVVIAPVPHEGTVKLGARIRPGYFAQTHSRADLAGRTLLEILHRGDEHRSGLAREAAAGALDGYGLAGQSEQKYESLSGGQQARFQILLLQLSGATLLLLDEPTDNLDLHSGEALERAIDAFEGTVLAVTHDRWFAKSFDRFLVFGSDGTVREASEPVWDEGRVDRAR
- a CDS encoding ABC transporter permease, with the protein product MILEAVRFALTGIWANKMRSVLTTLGIVIGISAVITLLAVGAGTSNMIKDQIGKLGTNVLTVNRSVATGGRTTGGSATATRTRSTFLTAADQQSLDDPVLAPDVSTSAPVVQAQSVTATLGTSTHSISSTLGTTPPYFGITAFTAAAGRVLDGSDAGQRVVVLGNSVAADLAQNVSTLVGQTVSLNSQNFTVVGVLAPKGTSGLNDPDDVAMVPIDTAEGTFTGYTQSLSSIAVQAKSADVMTEAQNEIQQILDARHQVTADTRDYQVRNQAQVLSTATSTTQTLTILLSAVAGISLLVGGIGVMNIMLVTVTERTREIGIRKAIGASRGNIVLQFLVESLIISILGGVAGILIGFGASSFQLFGIQPEVQWWTVWLSVAVSAGIGLVFGIYPANKAAKLRPIDALRYE
- a CDS encoding GNAT family N-acetyltransferase, with the translated sequence MDPQAAEVRPALTTRPATAADWPRIRDIYAAGIEPGDATFESAPPATWEEFSARKEFVLVAEEGRENTSAEAARVVGWAGAGRVSAREVYRGVVEHSLYVDPAAGGRGVGSLLMRALLDECRARGMWTVQATVFPENVPSLALHRKFGFREVGRRERIALMGHGPLAGSWRDTVLLELRL